In a single window of the Lebetimonas sp. JH292 genome:
- a CDS encoding DNA-directed RNA polymerase subunit omega: protein MRIEKINAEALEKVNYDRFLLSQAIAKRVKELINGAKPLVDLPKKNMQHTEIAILEIAKGALKVKEI from the coding sequence ATGAGAATAGAAAAAATAAACGCCGAGGCGCTTGAGAAAGTAAATTATGACAGATTTTTATTATCGCAGGCAATTGCAAAAAGGGTTAAAGAACTGATAAACGGTGCAAAACCGCTTGTAGATTTGCCTAAAAAAAATATGCAACACACAGAAATAGCCATACTTGAAATAGCCAAAGGTGCTTTAAAGGTTAAAGAAATTTGA
- the pyrH gene encoding UMP kinase has translation MKRITKRILIKFSGEALAGVDGFGINTKILKYLADEIKSVINEGFEVAIVIGGGNFIRGVSAAKDGIIRRTSGDYMGMLATVINAVAMQEALENNGLEVRVQSAIKMEEIAENFIVRRAIRHLEKGRVVIFAAGTGNPFFTTDTAGVLRASEIGASAIIKATKVDGIYDKDPNKFSDAILLKEINYEDALKENIRVMDDTAIALARENSLPIIVCDMFKKGNLLKILKHDNDAKYSIVKQ, from the coding sequence ATGAAAAGAATAACAAAAAGAATATTGATTAAATTTTCCGGTGAAGCATTGGCTGGAGTTGACGGCTTTGGTATAAACACAAAAATACTGAAATATCTTGCAGATGAAATAAAAAGCGTAATAAACGAAGGTTTTGAGGTTGCCATTGTTATAGGCGGAGGTAATTTTATACGAGGGGTAAGTGCGGCAAAAGACGGTATAATAAGAAGAACATCCGGCGATTATATGGGTATGCTTGCCACTGTAATTAATGCTGTTGCAATGCAGGAAGCCCTTGAAAACAACGGACTTGAAGTCAGGGTTCAAAGTGCCATTAAAATGGAGGAAATTGCAGAAAATTTCATAGTAAGACGCGCTATCAGACACCTTGAAAAAGGAAGAGTGGTAATTTTTGCCGCAGGTACGGGAAACCCCTTTTTCACCACAGACACGGCCGGAGTTTTAAGGGCAAGTGAAATAGGGGCAAGTGCAATTATAAAAGCCACAAAAGTTGACGGCATTTACGATAAAGACCCCAATAAATTTTCCGATGCTATACTTTTAAAAGAGATAAATTACGAAGATGCCCTAAAAGAAAACATCAGGGTAATGGACGATACGGCAATCGCCCTTGCAAGGGAAAACTCCCTTCCTATTATCGTATGCGATATGTTTAAAAAAGGAAATCTCTTAAAGATTTTAAAACATGATAATGACGCAAAATATTCTATAGTAAAACAGTAA
- a CDS encoding murein hydrolase activator EnvC, producing MRFLLIFLFIFLQATNLSQTKKALNHTKYTIKKMNLKLDSLAKAIINTQKKLNSINKKISSLNIQIGTLQNSLKNSSKTLNELNDLKKGLLEKQKNINNEITSFISQNYYIDSKKINTLNDLIYTSLTLKILKKYSKKINNLIKENRDIQKNINMINQQISDISAKKKELEQKKQKLLVLKKTQLKILFSLKKQKKLYWTKLQNMFKKQKFLQKKLAELKIIKKPRIIPEKIPLNTGIEISKPLNVKKVGSAYFRPKLTRYRGPKTIPPVKGRIIKKFGSYTDPIYKIKIYNDSITIKTQPNSLVRTIFPGKVIYVGKDGDKKIIFIKHKGNLFSIYANLTKISPLIKKGSYVKKGEVIARVKNSLEFEVTYKDRAINPLQVINLR from the coding sequence ATGAGATTTTTATTAATTTTTCTTTTTATATTTTTACAGGCAACAAATCTGAGCCAGACCAAAAAAGCCCTTAACCATACAAAATACACAATAAAAAAAATGAATCTCAAACTGGATTCACTCGCAAAGGCTATTATAAACACTCAGAAAAAACTAAACAGTATAAATAAAAAAATATCTTCTTTAAACATACAGATAGGAACTTTGCAAAATTCCCTTAAAAATTCCTCCAAAACTTTAAATGAACTTAATGACCTGAAAAAAGGGCTGTTGGAAAAACAGAAAAATATAAATAACGAAATAACCTCTTTTATAAGCCAGAATTATTATATAGATTCAAAAAAAATAAATACGCTAAACGATTTGATTTACACTTCGCTTACGTTAAAAATTCTGAAAAAATATTCAAAAAAAATTAATAACTTAATAAAAGAAAACAGAGACATCCAAAAAAACATCAATATGATTAATCAACAAATCAGTGACATTTCGGCAAAGAAAAAAGAGCTTGAACAAAAAAAGCAAAAACTGCTTGTTTTGAAAAAAACACAGTTAAAAATTCTTTTCTCTTTGAAAAAACAAAAAAAATTGTATTGGACAAAACTCCAGAATATGTTTAAAAAACAAAAATTTTTACAAAAAAAACTGGCCGAACTCAAAATTATAAAAAAACCGAGAATTATACCTGAAAAAATACCGCTAAACACCGGTATTGAAATTTCAAAACCTTTAAACGTTAAAAAAGTGGGAAGTGCCTATTTCAGGCCAAAACTTACAAGATACAGAGGTCCAAAAACAATACCCCCTGTAAAAGGCAGAATAATTAAAAAATTCGGTTCATACACAGACCCTATTTACAAAATAAAAATTTACAACGATTCAATAACCATAAAAACACAGCCAAATTCCCTTGTAAGGACTATTTTCCCGGGTAAAGTGATATATGTCGGGAAAGACGGCGACAAAAAAATAATTTTTATTAAGCACAAAGGAAATTTATTCAGTATTTACGCAAATTTAACAAAAATATCCCCGCTTATAAAAAAAGGGAGTTATGTGAAAAAAGGCGAAGTCATAGCAAGGGTCAAAAATTCACTTGAATTTGAAGTCACATACAAAGACAGGGCTATTAATCCTCTGCAGGTTATAAATTTAAGATAA
- a CDS encoding FtsX-like permease family protein, with amino-acid sequence MNSLKSHISLILALISILLSIFFYVTFSEILKKYQKSIVNNYSIAIVTDSPVESLKIKEIEKIEPININSYIQKLKKNFTNIDFDSIKFPYFYSLKLKTLPSPKRLEEIENYLSRQPFIKRVLTYRSAQTKIYNLLFLLKIVSNVFLIIVGILGFLLIIKQLEVWKFEHSERMYIMELFGAPFWFKGAALFKIAFVDSFISFLISAGIIYYFTNSALFNEIIKDLSINYNIGFTDILLKLFAVSLLISVLSSIIVIIGRKK; translated from the coding sequence ATGAACTCTCTTAAAAGCCATATAAGCCTGATTTTAGCTTTAATTTCAATACTGCTGAGTATATTTTTTTATGTGACATTTTCCGAAATTTTAAAAAAATACCAAAAAAGCATAGTAAATAATTATTCCATTGCAATAGTGACAGACAGTCCCGTCGAGTCCTTAAAAATAAAAGAAATTGAGAAAATAGAGCCTATAAATATAAACTCCTATATTCAAAAACTTAAAAAAAATTTTACAAACATAGATTTTGACAGCATTAAATTCCCGTATTTTTATTCTCTGAAACTAAAAACGCTTCCAAGCCCTAAAAGGCTTGAGGAAATTGAAAATTATTTATCCCGCCAGCCATTTATAAAAAGAGTGCTGACATACCGTTCCGCCCAGACAAAAATATACAATCTTCTTTTTTTGTTAAAAATTGTTTCAAACGTTTTTTTGATAATAGTCGGTATTTTGGGATTTTTACTTATTATCAAGCAGCTTGAAGTATGGAAATTCGAGCACAGTGAGAGAATGTATATAATGGAGCTTTTCGGTGCGCCATTTTGGTTTAAAGGTGCGGCGCTTTTTAAAATAGCCTTTGTAGATTCGTTTATTTCATTTTTAATAAGCGCTGGAATAATTTATTATTTCACAAATTCGGCACTTTTTAATGAAATAATAAAAGATTTGTCCATAAATTACAATATTGGTTTTACAGATATTTTATTAAAGCTGTTTGCAGTGTCTTTATTAATTTCAGTTTTATCATCCATTATAGTGATTATCGGAAGGAAAAAATGA
- a CDS encoding cell division ATP-binding protein FtsE gives MGKLVLAKNLTLGYKNEIVIKNASFSIRSGEFVFLTGVSGSGKSTLIKSMYGEIKSVSGFLNIGGFELHKIRKSKLSQLRRYIGVVFQDFRLIPEWNILKNVSLPLLIAGFSKEDAEEKAMHLLSKVKLSHKADRYPLELSGGEQQRAAIARAIIHEPVMILADEPISGLDEYSANLVMELFIMANKLGITVIIASHSLPQTFNIEYKHIHLEKGNVYELS, from the coding sequence ATGGGTAAACTTGTTCTTGCAAAAAATCTTACTCTCGGATATAAAAACGAAATTGTTATAAAAAACGCCTCCTTTTCAATAAGAAGCGGAGAGTTTGTATTTTTAACGGGTGTTAGCGGAAGCGGAAAAAGTACTTTAATTAAATCAATGTACGGGGAAATTAAATCAGTAAGCGGATTTTTAAACATAGGGGGGTTTGAGCTTCATAAAATAAGAAAATCAAAACTCTCTCAGCTCAGAAGATATATAGGAGTTGTTTTTCAGGATTTCAGATTAATACCGGAATGGAATATCTTGAAAAATGTCTCCCTGCCCCTTTTGATAGCCGGTTTTTCAAAAGAAGACGCAGAAGAGAAAGCCATGCATCTGCTCTCAAAAGTAAAACTCTCCCACAAAGCCGACAGATATCCGCTTGAACTCAGCGGAGGTGAACAACAGCGTGCGGCAATTGCAAGGGCGATAATACACGAGCCTGTTATGATTCTGGCGGATGAGCCTATCTCTGGACTTGATGAATATTCGGCAAATTTAGTAATGGAACTTTTTATAATGGCAAACAAACTGGGAATTACCGTTATAATAGCATCCCATTCACTTCCCCAGACATTCAATATAGAATATAAACATATCCATTTGGAAAAAGGAAACGTTTATGAACTCTCTTAA
- the trmB gene encoding tRNA (guanosine(46)-N7)-methyltransferase TrmB has protein sequence MPHIVVDNLKEIKYPQKTGDTEFLFQAENLIGVKTKNAQFLIKISKKENGFLIKYDKITRPLIKEIKKAYLAFVKLHNSNIIFENITGIKEKLPDINLLKITDDLSGIDIVEVGFGSGRHLLYLAKENPDKTILGIEIHKPSIEQVLKRVTLENIQNVKILNHDARIILSKIPSNRLDAIYVHFPVPWDKKPLRRLINKNFINESVRTLKPHGFLHLRTDSENYFNYSLNEFLNFEKTELKVKKNIPYFVSSKYEDRWIKQGKNIYDIYMYSLENSPKLNENFDFSFEKKLRNIDFTPKIYNNTVIHIEKEFKIDKNSSLLRATIGNFARPEHLYILNKEKPEYFKLPAPIKDNYIAHLKLKRLFHG, from the coding sequence ATGCCCCATATCGTAGTTGATAATTTAAAAGAGATAAAATATCCGCAAAAAACCGGTGATACGGAATTTTTGTTTCAGGCTGAAAATTTAATAGGGGTAAAAACAAAAAATGCCCAGTTTTTGATAAAAATTTCAAAAAAAGAAAACGGCTTTTTAATAAAATACGATAAAATCACAAGACCTCTTATCAAAGAAATAAAAAAAGCGTATTTAGCATTTGTAAAATTACATAATTCAAATATAATTTTTGAAAATATAACAGGAATAAAAGAAAAACTGCCGGATATTAATCTTTTAAAAATTACGGATGATTTAAGCGGTATTGATATTGTGGAAGTGGGATTCGGAAGCGGCAGACACCTGCTTTATTTAGCAAAAGAAAATCCGGATAAAACAATTTTAGGAATAGAAATTCACAAACCCTCAATCGAGCAGGTTTTAAAAAGAGTGACGTTGGAAAATATACAAAATGTGAAAATTTTAAACCACGACGCAAGAATAATTCTTAGTAAAATCCCTTCAAACAGACTTGATGCAATATATGTCCATTTTCCTGTTCCGTGGGACAAAAAACCCCTTAGACGCTTAATAAACAAAAATTTTATAAACGAATCTGTAAGAACTCTAAAACCGCATGGATTTTTACATCTGAGAACAGACAGCGAAAATTATTTTAATTATTCTTTGAATGAATTTTTAAATTTTGAAAAAACCGAACTGAAAGTTAAAAAAAACATACCTTATTTCGTATCAAGCAAATATGAAGACAGGTGGATTAAACAGGGAAAAAATATTTATGATATTTATATGTATTCTTTGGAAAATTCCCCGAAGCTCAACGAAAATTTTGATTTCAGTTTCGAAAAAAAACTCAGAAATATCGATTTTACCCCAAAAATATACAATAATACAGTTATTCATATAGAAAAAGAATTTAAAATAGATAAAAATTCATCTCTGCTGAGGGCAACCATAGGAAATTTTGCTAGACCCGAACATTTATATATCCTGAATAAAGAAAAACCTGAGTATTTTAAACTTCCCGCCCCCATAAAAGACAATTATATCGCACATTTAAAATTAAAAAGGCTGTTTCATGGGTAA
- a CDS encoding fibronectin type III domain-containing protein: protein MKKWALLLISLMIITGCAVNKPAPKSNPNLPKVTNFKAYPDRNAMALKWNTVKGIKGYFLQKFNFKTKKWGKIITVKDPYQTLYVDTNLKPNTLYRYRIATFDKNKIPSLAIETEQKTLPSVAPVIPLEIRPLTKGEVKIIFRPHPNERVNSYIIQRFNDTNGKWENIATLKPRYNVEYIDKGLKDGKIYKYRIIAVTFDDLKSSPSKELIISTYPKPPVVMNVKATVDLPKKIQLSWSPVKGAAYYKIYKKKFLIFVPIAKTKNTFYIDKIDKDGDTEYYKVTALTIHQTESLLKKTPEVMGQTLDIPAKPLVSTNITNSGVEFIFNSPDNRAKKYLIVKELGNLLNKKEKKYLINGNRFTDTQTDKNKTLTYYIYAIDKYGLISKPSKVEVSF, encoded by the coding sequence ATGAAAAAATGGGCTCTGTTGCTGATATCTTTAATGATTATAACCGGATGTGCAGTAAATAAACCAGCACCAAAATCAAATCCTAATTTACCAAAAGTCACAAATTTCAAAGCTTATCCGGACAGAAACGCCATGGCTTTAAAATGGAATACGGTTAAAGGAATAAAAGGATATTTTTTACAAAAATTTAATTTCAAAACAAAAAAATGGGGAAAAATTATCACTGTAAAAGACCCTTATCAAACGCTGTATGTAGATACCAATTTAAAACCAAATACTCTTTATAGATACAGAATTGCAACATTTGACAAAAACAAAATTCCTTCTTTAGCAATAGAAACTGAACAAAAAACACTTCCGAGCGTAGCTCCTGTAATTCCTCTTGAAATCAGGCCTTTAACAAAAGGAGAAGTAAAAATCATATTCAGACCGCACCCTAATGAAAGAGTGAATTCTTATATAATACAGCGATTTAACGATACAAACGGAAAATGGGAAAATATCGCGACACTCAAACCGAGATATAATGTGGAATATATAGACAAAGGCCTAAAAGACGGTAAAATTTACAAATACAGAATTATTGCGGTTACTTTTGATGATTTAAAATCTTCTCCTTCAAAAGAGCTCATAATTTCAACATATCCCAAACCACCGGTTGTAATGAATGTAAAAGCAACAGTCGATTTACCTAAAAAAATTCAGCTTTCATGGTCACCGGTAAAAGGTGCGGCATATTATAAAATATATAAGAAAAAATTTTTAATTTTTGTGCCGATTGCAAAAACAAAAAATACTTTTTATATCGATAAAATCGATAAAGACGGAGATACGGAATATTATAAAGTAACGGCGCTAACCATTCATCAGACAGAATCACTGCTTAAAAAAACCCCGGAAGTTATGGGCCAAACCCTGGATATACCGGCAAAACCGCTTGTTTCGACAAATATTACAAACAGCGGGGTGGAATTTATTTTTAATTCACCCGACAACAGGGCGAAGAAATATCTGATAGTTAAAGAACTCGGAAATTTACTTAATAAAAAAGAAAAAAAATATCTTATAAACGGCAACAGATTTACAGACACCCAAACAGATAAAAACAAGACACTAACGTACTATATTTATGCAATAGACAAATACGGGCTTATTTCAAAACCGTCCAAAGTGGAGGTTTCTTTTTAA
- a CDS encoding RluA family pseudouridine synthase: protein MKMVSSENEKLLHFTADKIERLDKFLSEKLDVSRNQVEGLIKKELVKINKKTAKKGGIKLKQNDKIEVTIPNLKEKKTKKADFDIPVLYEDDDLIVINKPPGIVVHTAPSVKEATLVDWLKQNNYSLSTIAGEERFGIVHRIDKETSGALVIAKNNKTHAFLSAQLKDKSMGRYYLMLLNAPLKEAKCIDAPIGRNPKNRIKMAVVNNGKNAKTLFVPFFENLTAAKLFTGRTHQIRVHLSRIGRYIIGDTTYGAKNQNSRVMLHAYELYLTHPNGKKLSIIAPIFDDFKQNLPKGFNYEKMGSVADIFNDYNRMCSK, encoded by the coding sequence ATGAAAATGGTAAGTAGTGAAAATGAAAAATTATTACATTTCACAGCAGATAAAATTGAAAGGCTTGATAAATTCTTAAGTGAAAAATTAGATGTTTCAAGAAACCAGGTTGAGGGTTTAATAAAAAAAGAACTTGTTAAAATAAATAAAAAAACAGCAAAAAAAGGCGGCATTAAATTAAAACAAAACGACAAAATAGAAGTAACTATTCCTAATTTAAAAGAAAAAAAAACAAAAAAAGCCGATTTTGACATACCGGTTCTTTATGAAGATGATGATTTGATTGTTATAAACAAGCCTCCGGGGATTGTAGTCCATACGGCACCCAGTGTAAAGGAGGCGACTCTTGTAGACTGGCTGAAACAAAACAATTATTCACTTTCAACCATAGCCGGGGAAGAGAGGTTCGGAATAGTCCACAGAATCGATAAAGAAACAAGCGGAGCTTTGGTAATAGCAAAAAACAATAAAACACACGCATTTTTAAGCGCCCAGTTAAAAGACAAATCAATGGGAAGATATTATCTTATGCTTCTAAACGCCCCTTTAAAAGAAGCAAAATGCATTGACGCCCCGATTGGAAGAAATCCAAAAAACAGAATAAAAATGGCTGTGGTAAACAACGGAAAAAACGCCAAAACGCTTTTTGTGCCTTTTTTTGAAAATTTAACCGCCGCAAAACTTTTTACGGGAAGGACACACCAGATAAGGGTTCATCTGAGCCGAATTGGACGATATATAATAGGAGACACGACATACGGCGCAAAAAATCAAAACTCAAGGGTTATGCTTCACGCATATGAATTATACCTGACTCATCCAAACGGTAAAAAACTTAGTATAATTGCACCTATATTTGATGATTTTAAACAAAACCTACCAAAAGGATTTAATTATGAAAAAATGGGCTCTGTTGCTGATATCTTTAATGATTATAACCGGATGTGCAGTAAATAA
- the rho gene encoding transcription termination factor Rho: protein MSNQNNVTNHNGNKQRTHIPVEGYTIEELRSMPTSELIKIANGLEVENPQEFKRQDLMFEILKTQVAKGGYLLFTGILEVMPDGYGFLRSIGGNFENSVNDVYVSQTQIRRFALRTGDIVTGQVRPPKDQEKYYALLKIEAINYLPPEDAKKRPLFDNLTPLYPNEKLKLEYEPTKLTGRVLDLFAPIGKGQRGLIVAPPRSGKTVFLKEIAHGITKNHPEVTLMVLLVDERPEEVTDMQRSVKGEVFSSTFDKPAQNHVRVAELVIEKAKRMVEMGKDVVILLDSITRLARAYNTVTPASGKVLSGGVDANALHKPKRFFGAARNIEEGGSLTIIATALIDTGSKMDEVIFEEFKGTGNMEAVLSRRIADRRIYPAIDLLKSGTRKEELLLTPEELAKVWAIRNIISEMDEIEALKLMYSKMLKTKNNREFLSVINE from the coding sequence ATGAGCAATCAGAACAATGTTACCAATCATAACGGTAATAAACAAAGAACCCATATACCTGTTGAAGGTTATACGATTGAAGAGCTTAGAAGTATGCCTACAAGCGAGCTTATAAAAATTGCAAACGGTTTGGAGGTGGAAAATCCTCAGGAATTCAAAAGACAGGATTTAATGTTCGAAATACTTAAAACACAGGTTGCAAAAGGCGGATATCTGCTTTTTACCGGTATTTTGGAAGTAATGCCCGACGGATACGGCTTTTTAAGAAGTATAGGCGGAAATTTTGAAAATTCGGTAAACGATGTGTATGTCTCCCAGACTCAGATAAGAAGATTTGCGCTTAGAACCGGGGATATTGTAACAGGTCAGGTAAGGCCTCCGAAAGATCAGGAAAAATATTACGCCCTTTTAAAAATAGAGGCGATTAATTATTTGCCTCCGGAAGATGCAAAAAAAAGGCCTCTTTTTGACAATTTAACACCTCTTTATCCAAACGAAAAACTAAAACTCGAATATGAGCCCACAAAACTGACAGGAAGAGTGCTTGATTTGTTTGCACCTATTGGAAAAGGTCAGAGGGGACTTATAGTGGCACCTCCAAGAAGCGGTAAAACAGTGTTTTTAAAGGAAATTGCCCACGGAATTACAAAAAACCACCCCGAAGTGACTCTTATGGTGCTTTTGGTGGACGAAAGACCCGAAGAAGTTACAGATATGCAAAGAAGTGTAAAAGGCGAAGTATTCAGCTCAACATTTGATAAACCAGCACAAAATCATGTAAGGGTTGCTGAGCTTGTGATTGAAAAAGCTAAAAGAATGGTTGAGATGGGAAAAGATGTTGTAATTTTACTCGATTCAATCACAAGACTTGCAAGAGCGTATAATACCGTTACACCTGCAAGTGGAAAAGTATTAAGCGGAGGGGTTGATGCAAATGCACTTCATAAACCAAAAAGATTTTTTGGAGCCGCAAGAAACATAGAAGAGGGCGGAAGTTTAACAATAATTGCAACTGCTTTAATTGATACCGGAAGTAAAATGGATGAGGTTATTTTTGAAGAATTTAAAGGTACCGGTAATATGGAAGCGGTATTAAGCCGTAGAATTGCAGACAGAAGAATATATCCTGCAATTGATTTACTTAAATCCGGAACAAGAAAAGAAGAACTTTTATTAACTCCGGAAGAGCTTGCAAAAGTCTGGGCTATAAGAAATATTATAAGCGAAATGGATGAGATTGAGGCGCTTAAGCTTATGTATTCAAAAATGTTAAAAACTAAAAACAATCGGGAATTCTTAAGCGTAATTAATGAATGA